The Macadamia integrifolia cultivar HAES 741 chromosome 3, SCU_Mint_v3, whole genome shotgun sequence genome segment TTTCTGTTTTTTaagtcttttctctctccttttttttccaaCTTCTTTTACCTACACCAAACACAGATCATAAAGAGGGCTGGGACTcgaaataaaagaatataaagGGAAATGAGAAATCTTAGAGGATGGTTATGTGATTGGTGCATGCAATTTAAGACTCTGTGTATACATATATTTGgattaaaatctttttttttatttatttcttctttattgGTGATGTGATCATGTGATTTGACTCTTTTATAAATATTACATATAATTCCTATTGTACAAGATTGAAACTATCTCTCTAATGCCAATCTGACATTTCCTATGGCTATGGACCTATGGTGATGGAATTCCTCTGAAAAGAAACTtgatccttttttattttaaccctTCATAGGTCCCTATAGTTTTTTATGATAATTGGGATCTGGAAGCATGTTTCAGAATGGGCTTATAAGATAGTGGAagtaggaaggaaaaaaaaaggataatggaATTTTAGTCAGGTACCCAAATGTTACTTCAAATTGAAGAAAGATTCTTCTTTTTGTTAACATGTTTTTCATCCAATCAATGGCTTTTATGAATGATGATACTTTGATGGTTTAATCTACTTTTTGACAATTGACATATATAGATTGGATTAGATACTTAGGTcatggatatattttttttttgcaagtaaggattatatatttttgttgataagatgaaattataattttttattaaaaagtaGGGATtatatttaataaagaaaaagaatgaaaaaatagtCCAACTTCGTCACTGTTTCATAAAAACTTTAACCAAATCATAAGTTTGAAAACTTTATATAAAATTTAGACCTCGTTTTCCAACGGTCACTGTGAATGGATTCTATGGCCTACATGCCTTTCGATCCACCCGGTGGTGTTCACCGTGTGAAGAAAGAAAACTTCTTCTTAAAAATTTAACCAAATCATAAGTTGAaaactttcttttaatttcatAAAAGAAATACCATTTCATAATAATGATACATTCCCTTCTTGTTTTGAGTTGAAAATTGGCCATCCAGACCCATGTTTGCCAAAGTTTTAATTTGTGAGATGAAGAATGTCACATAAATTTATGATAAGAATCATTGCCTTGATggaggaaaataaaattcatccattttttgataaaaatcaaacaccttcattatatgaaataaaatatagtcCTTTATTCAATGAAAACAGAACATGAGAtccgatccaatccaatccaattatAGTTAAACAgagttatttttttgtttaaagtataaaaaaccttttttggtttaaaaaaaaaaatgactacaaTATTAAAAATAAGGATAGAAATATTGAGAAATGTGCTTCACTTAATACCTTAAGATTTTGAAGTGTTCGAACCTTCCAATATATGTAGGTAGAAGGGTCATAGAGTTATGTAATTTGGTGTTAATGAGTCAACTCTCTAAATAAAAAGTTAAGAAACACTACATATCAATTGAAATCACATTAGAACATctttcaagagaaaagaaaggtcaTCATTTTAGTTCCACCCAATTTAGTTTTCCATATTTTACTTCCAATCGGTTATAGATATCGATCTTTTAATCATGGTCAGCTTGTATTAAAGATTCCTTATAATGCATTTATCATTGACCATAACATTTTGCCCAtgaatattaaaaagaaaagaaaagaaaatatcaaataatCAAGCATACCAAACCACTaaaaaggtatatatatatatatatatatatgggtttgAGGAGGATCATAATGAATGCAGTTTTTTCTCATAAtgattattatgattattatgcttaaaaataaaaatttaatcatgaacttatatgaaaagtaaaaaaaaattactgttgTGTCGAAGTCTGTCCTCTAAGCATCCCAAAGACTCCAGGGGTTGAAAATATAATGGAGGGTTAGAAAGAAAGATATTAAGGGTGCAAATTGACCGGGCTTGAGTTGGGGAATATGGaaaatttaaatcaaattgAGCCCGAGTCCGGAGTAGCCGGGTCATTATGGTTCACAGTTGAGCCTGAATCGGGCCGGATTGATTTTCATCCCAACTTATAGTACATCCATATGTAAGCTAATACCCCATGGCCAATCTTCTGCATCAATTACTAAGCttgaatgaattaaaaaatataaaagactttaattaattaatgtccAAGTTCAATGGTGGTGGTGACGGAGTGCGTTTCCCTTTGTAATACTCCAGCTGTTTAACCATCAACTTGACATAGAACAGTCCTTGAAACCAATTCTGTTTGATGTTTAATATCCTCTTCTCCTTTGTAGTCTTTGTAAATCATTTAATCTGTCAAACAGAaatattttaatctttttttttaattaatttttgttttgtgatgtgattttttttttttttttttttaaaggtgatgtgggtttttttttttcaaggtgaCGTAGTtacatatttaatttaaaaagaaagaacgATACCTGCTAGTGTGTCTACTTCTAGACatcatatagaaaaaaaaaataatatagttCTAGACACAATGTGCCCTTCCTTTGGCCGTGCTCACTGACATAAATATGCAGTAAAGGATAGTGTTCTCTTACCCAATTTAATTACAGGAGAGATCAAGAGAATAATTAGGTGAAACATCTATCAGGAACAAGCTTAATTAGGCCCTTAATACGTCACTTTGACTAATTTAGCTTAGCAAATGCAGAAATGTTGCttaatttttgatgatttatcaaCTGCCCAACTTGTGGAGGAACCTCCTAATAAAGTTGACCAAGATTGATAAACACACAATATGactagaaaattaaaaaaaattgtttaaacCAAAGATGGGGCAGCCTTAATTACTAAAAGTGCTTTGGGTAATTGGCTTAGTCTGGACCGTATGGAGACTCAGGGTAGTGCTagatttgaatttaatttttatattttttttgtcaagGGAAATAGAAAGCTACCTAGTCACAATTACCTTTTCATTGCACTCAAAATTTTCATGGGTTTTCAtgccaaaaaaaggaaaaaaaaatcacggGAATTGATGCTCCCACGTTTATTCTCATTAGTTTCCACAGATTATGTGATCAAATAGTGATCTCTTGTCCTTTTGTCAATTAAAACAGTTTTGGATGAAAATTAAATCTATATTCTCCTAATATTTATGGAGATTATCTATCTAATaagaaaattagagaaattaATGGGATTAATTTATAGGTGGGAATATTATCGAGTCTAGTCTGATTCAATTCGGGCCGTAAAGACCTGGTCTGCAACGATAACATTTTCATTGTGGTTAATAGCCTCTATTTTTGTATACCTAGTGATTCGGGTTTTATGGAAGAACTATTCAAGGGTGAACTCACACAATTTTTCCAATCCACTACAAGTCAACAATGTATATAGCCACTCAAACGGTTCAAGTTTGAcaatttttcctttccattaCAAGTCAACTTTGTAGATAAACACTTAAATCCTTGTGTTGCGTGATTATTTATTTGtgaattccatttttttctacatcgttttagttttttatttttcttatgtatATCTATGTTTttatgaagaaaagagaaagattaATCATGCATACAGCCTAAAAGTCAAGAGtcctagcaaaaaaaaaacctaaaggtCAGAGGTTGAAGGCTTgatggatgagagagaaagagagagatttgatgAAATACTGATGTTTGCAAGAGTGAAGTTGATGAATCGCTATCCTAAAAAATCATGGAGTTGTTGATGACTTGAGATTGGTAGAATAATAGAATCTTAATTATCCTTGATGGATCATACATGAAGTAGATTAATAGcataaaaaaggatttttcaagGGAGAGGACAAAATACATTGACCAGTCAACCTAACCCATCATCCTGGTTGTGTTTTTGCAGGAATTAATAACCTAGTTCAAGATTCTAAACATTTTTGGTAATGCATGGTATCCTTATAGTAAGTAAATCATTCAAACCATATGGTCAATAGTGTTTAATTTGAATAACAAAATTCATCTTCCAATCTGAAGTAAGCACATGTAAGAACAAATCTGTGTTTAGAAAAGGGAAATCCTTCAGAAATTTCATCTTCTAAGCCATTCCATCAGTATTCGTCAGCTCAGATGCCTTGTAGGCACAGTAACTCATACCTTTAAGCTTTTGTTGAATGGGTCTTACTTAGTTATGCTTACTGGTCAGCTTTCTCTACCTTCCTTGAAGTTTCATCTTCTAAGCCATACCATCAGTATTAGTCAGCTCAGCTGCCTAGCTGGCACAGTAGCCATACCTTTAAGCTTTTGTTGAATGGGTCTGAGATCAGTTAGTTAGGCTTAACTTCAACTTTCTCTACCTTCCTGGAAGGTTCAGAGAGGCTCACAGCTGAAACTAAGACTAggttttccttcccttttctaaaatttttcaTTACCACTTCTGAATCATCTGTCAAACACTCTATATCAAAACTAAATGTTAATAATTTTGCCACTCTATTAATTAAAACTTTTCAAAAGGGTCCCTCTCTAAATTATTTAAGTAAGGGAGATATCAGAATATTAAAAATCATAGAAGTGCAACTCTGtaaactaagaaaaataaaactagaAAACAAGTAGATAACTAACCATGAACGATCCAGACAAGCAAGCCCAACTTAACCCTATTCTTTGTAGAATTTAATAATCTTTTCCCCATGGGGCTTGTCTGCCATGCATGTATGTGGATTTTGAAAGTGACTAAGTCATCCCCATTAAGAACaattaaagaaggaaaatattaaAGGTTGCCATTTGAGAGTGTATCTACTACTTCTACATCTATTATATACAGATTTAAGCTTAGATAAGGTTCCTATTAGCTAAACTAAATGAAAGAAACATTCCAACATCCAACCGTGCATCTGATTAGTGGACAGGTTAGCATTCTCAAGCACCTGATTAATTTCAGCTCTTTTAAAGGGGAAAGAATGACCATATGTATTGGAAAGATAATTAGGGAAATTCAATCACTTTatctctcaaattttttttttttctaatcaatGCATCCTTTACACCCTTTAATCTAATATTGAAACAGATAACGAGGAATAAATGAAAGTATCTAACaccaattttcctttttaatgatCATGTTCCATGTGCATGTTCTATCTTTTCATTCAAATGGAAAAAGCCTTCTACCATATGaaacaattaataaaataaaataaaagctcaTGTGCCTTGATAAAGTTCAGACTTAAGGTTATATTTTCCCTGATTGCTTTTACTAATATAAAATTACTTGCTTTGATACTGTAGAAAAGCACTTGATAAAGTATGGAAATTTAATATCTAATGAACTAGCTTTACTATTTCTGTTTCACACCTTAGGTCTTCTAGGATCGATGCATTGATATGTGTAGtcttatgagttttttttttttttttttttttttttttgggggtggtggGAGGGGTTTAAACATATGTAGTCTTATGAGTTATGATAACCGAAACAGGAATATCTGGTTCTGTTGTTTCttaattttgtttctattttgacaCATAAGAATTAGGCACAATGCTTCTCTATTACTTAATGAAACTCTTTGACtacttttatcttttgaagaCCCAAATTAATATGCTTTAGGGTTGGTTCTTAGTTGCACTTGGGCTTTGAGGCTAATAAATGAGAAATTCCATGCTTTTGATGTTTTTTGTTGGCTGATCATTAACAAACTTATGGAGGCTGCCTAGGGTTTTTGTTCTGTGGAACAGTCTATGGGGATTCACTTGATCATTATGAACTGACCAAGTCttcaaaaccataaacaaatCTTGTGAGAATCTCTTAAGCTCCTTTCTAGCCCAAGCCCTACCCTGAGTCATGGGGAGTTCATTTTGTCATCAAAGGTGATCCACCATTGATGGGGGTGTGGGAGAGCtcattttttcatagtttttttttaaatgaaatttttttcattaagaTATTGACTAGTAGAACCCTCTAGGAAAACGATTTTTCCCTCTTTAATTTCCGAGTAATATGCCTTCGTAGTTGACCATTCTTTTAATTGACTAATAAAACATCccataaaaaaatcatctataTTCCCTTTAAGATTTTGGAATAAGCAAATGAAGCTAAAGAGTCATATCTAGACAAGATGGTGCAACTTGTGGTCCTGTTTCTATCAATTGACTATTTCATAAATGCGGGTAGAGAAACATCATGGAACTATTAGTTTAATAATTATGGGATTTTCAGTATTTTTGCACTAATCACctcatattttctcttttaagcgTCCAAGTAGTATATATTGGTTTGTTACAACAATAAAATTAAgctttagaaatttttttgaggGGGAGGGCGAGGGGTCGGGTAATTTCAATTTCACATCAAATACGACAATTGTAAATCTATATTGGAGAAAACTTTGGTCATTAGTAACAAATGATAGATATCCATAATTTcctttaccagaaaaaaaattatgtctaTAATTTTCTATATTAAAATTTTCTGTCTATATTTTATGACAGCATATATATGCACTCTTGTCATCAAAACTATCATATTGAAACATATTTAATTAACTCTTGTTTGTTGAACTATGATAATGCAGTGCCGTCACAGCGATAGCTATTCAATAATAAATTATTTGGTTAActtcaaaacaagaaaaaaaaaacatacacaTTGTATATGAAAGTCATTGCTCAAAAATACCAATTATACAACATAAAAACTCTTTGTTGAAAGATGTCAATATAGGCGGTTAGCATATAGATCCCTCTTTTGTTTAAAAAATGAACAGTAAAAAAATAACAAGTGTATATGGGTgtagattaaaaagaaaagaagtttttttttttgggtgggggaagCATAGTCCACACTAGCACTCCCGGGgctatctttttcttctttgaaatagAGGATAAAGATGTCTTTTCACAAGAGGAAGAGATAGATAGACTCATAAAAATGTTGCTGGAGACCACACTCCAACATGTGCTAATATATGATATAGCAGTATATATGAGAACCGTGTCATTTGTgacaaattctttttttttggtaaattgtgacaatttttttttggtaaattgtgACAAATTCTTATCTTNNNNNNNNNNNNNNNNNNNNNNNNNNNNNNNNNNNNNNNNNNNNNNNNNNNNNNNNNNNNNNNNNNNNNNNNNNNNNNNNNNNNNNNNNNNNNNNNNNNNNNNNNNNNNNNNNNNNNNNNNNNNNNNNNNNNNNNNNNNNNNNNNNNNNNNNNNNNNNNNNNNNNNNNNNNNNNNNNNNNNNNNNNNNNNNNNNNNNNNNNNNNNNNNNNNNNNNNNNNNNNNNNNNNNNNNNNNNNNNNNNNNNNNNNNNNNNNNNNNNNNNNNNNNNNNNNNNNNNNNNNNNNNNNNNNNNNNNNNNNNNNNNNNNNNNNNNNNNNNNNNNNNNNNNNNNNNNNNNNNNNNNNNNNNNNNNNNNNNNNNNNNNNNNNNNNNNNNNNNNNNNNNNNNNNNNNNNNNNNNNNNNNNNNNNNNNNNNNNNNNNNNNNNNNNNNNNNNNNNNNNNNNNNNNNNNNNNNNNNNNNNNNNNNNNNNNNNNNNNNNNNNNNNNNNNNNNNNNNNNNNNNNNNNNNNNNNNNNNNNNNNNNNNNNNNNNNNNNNNNNNNNNNNNNNNNNNNNNNNNNNNNNNNNNNNNNNNNNNNNNNNNNNNNNNNNNNNNNNNNNNNNNNNNNNNNNNNNNNNNNNNNNNNNNNNNNNNNNNNNNNNNNNNNNNNNNNNNNNNNNNNNNNNNNNNNNNNNNNNNNNNNNNNNNNNNNNNNNNNNNNNNNNNNNNNNNNNNNNNNNNNNNNNNNNNNNNNNNNNNNNNNNNNNNNNNNNNNNNNNNNNNNNNNNNNNNNNNNNNNNNNNNNNNNNNNNNNNNNNNNNNNNNNNNNNNNNNNNNNNNNNNNNNNNNNNNNNNNNNNNNNNNNNNNNNNNNNNNNNNNNNNNNNNNNNNNNNNNNNNNNNNNNNNNNNNNNNNNNNNNNNNNNNNNNNNNNNNNNNNNNNNNNNNNNNNNNNNNNNNNNNNNNNNNNNNNNNNNNNNNNNNNNNNNNNNNNNNNNNNNNNNNNNNNNNNNNNNNNNNNNNNNNNNNNNNNNNNNNNNNNNNNNNNNNNNNNNNNNNNNNNNNNNNNNNNNNNNNNNNNNNNNNNNNNNNNNNNNNNNNNNNNNNNNNNNNNNNNNNNNNNNNNNNNNNNNNNNNNNNNNNNNNNNNNNNNNNNNNNNNNNNNNNNNNNNNNNNNNNNNNNNNNNNNNNNNNNNNNNNNNNNNNNNNNNNNNNNNNNNNNNNNNNNNNNNNNNNNNNNNNNNNNNNNNNNNNNNNNNNNNNNNNNNNNNNNNNNNNNNNNNNNNNNNNNNNNNNNNNNNNNNNNNNNNNNNNNNNNNNNNNNNNNNNNNNNNNNNNNNNNNNNNNNNNNNNNNNNNNNNNNNNNNNNNNNNNNNNNNNNNNNNNNNNNNNNNNNNNNNNNNNNNNNNNNNNNNNNNNNNNNNNNNNNNNNNNNNNNNNNNNNNNNNNNNNNNNNNNNNNNNNNNNNNNNNNNNNNNNNNNNNNNNNNNNNNNNNNNNNNNNNNNNNNNNNNNNNNNNNNNNNNNNNNNNNNNNNNNNNNNNNNNNNNNNNNNNNNNNNNNNNNNNNNNNNNNNNNNNNNNNTGGGGGTCTTTTCACTGTCATCAATGTCTCCATCTCATTAACCATTAAAAACAGAATCTTTGCTATTTAATTTGTGTATTTTGTTCCATGATTTGAAAGTTAAACTTGAAAATTTAGATATTCGaaggatttttcttctttctttgatttAATGAAATTCAATTATTGCATTTTCCAGGATGGTGCCACAAGAAAAGCTTGCTTCTATTGGTGTATGACTACATGCCAAATGGGAGCCTTGATAACCATCTATTTGGTAGGCAAGAGAAGACACTGAACTGGGATCATCGATACAAGATCTTACAAGGTGTGGCATCCGCCCTTCACTATCTCCACGACGAGTACGACCAGCGAGTGGTTCACCGTGACCTCAAGGCTAGCAACATTATGCTGGACTCCAACTTCAACGCCCGGTTGGGCGATTTCGGCCTAGCCCGTGCCCTGGACAACGAGAAGACCTCCTACCACGAGCTAGAAGGAGTCCCTGGTACCCCCGGCTACATGGCCCCGGAGTGCTTCCACACTGGTAAAGCAACCCCTGAGTCGGACGTCTTTGCTTTCGGTGCCGTCATCCTAGAGGTGGTCTGTGGTCAGCGCCCTTGGACTAGAATCGGCGGGTTTCAATACCTAGTTGACTGGGTCTGGACTCTCTACCGTGAGGGTCGTATTCTTGAGGCTGTCGACGAGAGGTTAATGGATAATTATGATAAGCCTCTTGCTGAGTGCCTATTGCTCTTGGGCCTGGCTTGCTCCCATCCCATTGCAGTTGAAAGGCCTAAAACACCAATCATCGTTCAAATCATCTCGAGATCCATTCTCCCACCAAACGTGCCATACATTAAACCTGCTTTCATATGGCCGGCTATTGGCTTCAACATCAATGACTTGACCATAGATACACAGGACAGCACTCCCATGACCTCTTCTTATTATAATTATGGGTCAGAGGATTGGACTCCAAGATGCGAGAGCCGTGAGAACTTGGCGAGCTATACTGACATATCCTTGACTTGATCATCATCTTATCAGTCGCCATTTGTGaataggtctctctctctctctctctcaagtacCAGAAAGGATAAagtggacaatttttggttttctttttcttgattatTTGTCTTTTAATGTGGAAAGACATAATTTTAGGGGATTGTGAAGGTTTTAGAATTTGGGCTATCCTTTTTCCCTGTTGTAATTTTAGTTGTGTTCAAGTCATCTGGTTGCCTATGAATTTGGTGTAAAGCAGAAAAGatggttctttttgttttgtattgttCAATAATTCTTGTACATGAATCAATACGTTTTGAAAAGTCCATAAATTAGATAACCAGTTTATGTctcctttgtctttcttttttagtaaaaTGATTTGGAAATACAATATTAATTttcatggacaaaattttaagttttaaataTTAAGAATTGGGAATAGGATGAACAGTCTCCTTCAATTCGGAATCGAATCATCCTATGGAATCGGTCAGATTCGGCCTTACTTGATTGAACATTATAAACATAGAATCAAGGTTACTAGCTAGGGGTCTATTTAAGAGTTGAATCAAACGATTCCATCAATTCCTATATGAGTTTGGACCAAGCTATGCATAAGCAACCATCCTTATGGTCATTGATTAGATGTTATCATACTCTTCAATTGAAATTTGTTCAATAGCAATTTGTAACATTAGTATATCCAACGATCAAACTTAGGCTCTATTTCGTTGAAAATGAAATGAAGTGAAGGAGTTCACATCCTTGCAGCGAGTGGTGAGGTGTGGTGAGCATCGGAAGGCTGATAACATCTGGGCACGTGCCCCAATGGGCTCTCAGTCACCCGATGCTCATTGCATCGGTGCAACAGCTATAAACGATTTTCACAGGAAGTGTAGTGAAGTGAAGTAAATGATATAAGATAAAAATGGGAGAAAGTTGAGTACGCCACTAGCAGAGGGAGAAATAGTGGCACAGACTAGCACCATAGTAATGTACCTAGCCTTTTACTATAAAACAAttcattgtaaaaaaaaatgattaataaataaataaggtgtTAGGATGAAGTAAAATTGATGTAATGAGATGTATAACATAGGAAAAATAAGATTTCACAACCATATTCCCCAAGTCCCCAACTAAAGAAAACATATTAAAACCACAGAACATAAAGCCTAAGCCAATGACGTAAGTTGGGTTGGTGAATGAAGGAAATTCTAGAAGATAAAAGACTCAGTGGCATTAGGTTTGGTAATTTGGTCTCTATATTCATTTGGAAAACATATGGAGCCTCAGTAGTCAACCAATACCTACTATACCGTACCTTTACTTTGGATTAGGGGTGTCATTGTCGGTTTAGTAATTTTAAGCATCATTTGATAACATTTTATTTTTGCcgtttttgtgttttcttattcttagaaacgaagaaacaacctaaaaagtatTTGATAAAGCTATTGTATTTcatccgtttcttgaaacataaatcaaaatttatgtctatttacaattctaaaaacaaatttgagagagaaaaaaaaaaaaaaaaagactattgtgcccgataaatctctaagctattttaaacctaaaaagaaacaattgaaccctttctcccttttgggcatccgatgatactattaggTTTTTTAGTAGCATTAcgtctgcaaaaaacgttttgagaaacaagtttatcaaacatcaaaaaatccatttttatttccagaaacatgaaaatcagtttctgttgtttctaaaCACAGAAATAGCAAAAACATTATTAAATGGTGCCTTAgtctaacaaaaaaaagaaatacatcaGTTTTGGctagttttgatttggttttatcAGTTTTAATATAAGAATGAATGAAATCGAAACATGATTCAATAAGGGTgcatagatttttattttttttttcaatttaccATGTAAATATACCCATAATCAAAAAAGTATGGCAGGAAAAAGTGTGTTGTTAATTAATTTTGGGCTGATAATAAGTTTCTTATTGGGTTATAGATTTTAATCCGATTTTTTAAATTCAGTTTGATGTCTTATTAGTTTCCATCCAgtttgatttaatttttcaatCTCATAAAATCTCTGTCCAAAAACATGATCGAATAAGTTTATGTCGGTTTCATTGGTTTAGGCTAGCACCTTACTTTGAAAGTTTATGCTACATATGTGATGTGTCAGTCTAAAGGCTATGGTCCATTCCATTCATTtccccttaccaaaaaaaaaaaaaaaatctgaatagCCATAACCAATTGCGAAGCCAATTATCTATGGCCCATTTTGAAATCCATTCACTAAGTCTAATTAGAGATGTAAAACGGATTGAATACAGATCGGATGTGATCAGATTTGGATATCCCTTAGCCCTAAACAGATATAGATGCTAATCAAATCTACAATTTCAACTATTTGTTTACACCTTTGTCTTGTATAACCCAGAGTTTCCTTCCCTCAATGGATACAATTCGCTCTCAATTGTTTTAGCTTTTCTTAATATTGTCTAGAACTTGTCTTATCTTCAAGAACTCTCAAGATCATTTGCTACTTAACTTTTTATTATAAGTTGGATATCTATTAGAATTAGATGGAATTAAATTTGAATTCAGATATTTTTGATAAGATACGAATACCCTAAACGGATATGAATGCTAGTAGAATTCGAATTTTTAACTATTTGCTTACATCCCTAAGTTTAATtggaatattttaataaagaaaaagatgggagggaagaaaaatgaagattgaaACGGGCCTTTGCATATGGGCATGGCCCTCACGAAAGGGGCCCAATGCCAATGAAATGTGCATGCACAACCCGTGTAACATGGGCTTTAGCCACCAACTCTCCTTAACTAAATCTCCAAAACTGCTAAGAATGGTCCAAATATCTCCCACATGGTAAATATGATGAGTCTCAACTTTTGTAGAAGGGTAGAAGCCAATATCCAGGTTTTAAGTTTTAATCCAAACATATATTGCCAAAGTCGcgaaatatataaaaattagaaaataaatgaacACTATTGGAAAGCTCATGGGCTTTACTGCCAAGATTGAAATACCATTGCTATGCTTTATCCATCTAAGATCAACAAGCAGCATGGCTTACCATGTGTCATCT includes the following:
- the LOC122074547 gene encoding probable L-type lectin-domain containing receptor kinase S.5; this encodes MPNGSLDNHLFGRQEKTLNWDHRYKILQGVASALHYLHDEYDQRVVHRDLKASNIMLDSNFNARLGDFGLARALDNEKTSYHELEGVPGTPGYMAPECFHTGKATPESDVFAFGAVILEVVCGQRPWTRIGGFQYLVDWVWTLYREGRILEAVDERLMDNYDKPLAECLLLLGLACSHPIAVERPKTPIIVQIISRSILPPNVPYIKPAFIWPAIGFNINDLTIDTQDSTPMTSSYYNYGSEDWTPRCESRENLASYTDISLT